DNA from Candidatus Campbellbacteria bacterium:
CTTCAAGCATGTCAATAAGCGACATGCGAATATCGTTAGCACGTAATTCTAACTCCTTAATTTTTTCGTCACTCAAATGGGTCATAGAGATATGTTGGTGCACTTCTCGCCCCGTACTAAGCCTTGCTTTAGTGCGGGGTCGTTTGCTTTCAGTTCTAACTCTTTAATTTTTTCATCAGAAAGGCGCGTCATGACTGTATGTATCATAACACGCGGACTCCGTGTAAAAATGAGCTCTGTGGATGCCCTAGAGGGTCTGGAGGTATGTCACAGTATCTTGTATATCTTCACTCCCAAAAATCATTGAGCCAGAAATAAGTTTTGTTGCACCCGCTTCCACAAGAAGTGGTGCGGTCTCATCATCAACACCAATATCAACCGCGATAGGAAGTTCAGGAAATTGTGCGCGAAGAGATTTTATCTTCTTAAATACTCGTTCATCCAAAGAAACACCCGCAAATCCTATGTCATCATTTCCCATACACTGCACAAAATCAATTAGTGCGATATATCGCACTAATTCAGAAATCGGAGTGCTTGGTTTTATTCCGAGACCAACTTCAATGTCCGCGTCTTTGAGTTTTTTAATTATTTCGTCAAGTTTTTGTGTGCTTTCAATATGTATAACCGCACTGGCAATTCCCACTTGTATCCATGTATCAATTGCATGCTCTGGTTCATTAATTAAAAAATCAACTTCGTAATCCATGTCATCCCAATATGGCAAACCCTCATCTTGCGCGAGAATTTCTTTGAGATGTGAATCGTCTCCATTGTATGGCCATGTTTTTGATGACGCGTATGTACCATCAGCAACATCAAGCTGTACACGCGGCACAATACCTTTCACGCGCGACACCTTACCAAGAATATCGGCGTAACTTTCTGGAAGTAGTGCTGGAACAACCTGAATCATAGATAGTAGTAGGTAGAGTGTAGAAAAAACTAAGAATGAGAATCCAATTTTTGAATTCTACGAACGTGGCGTTCTTCGTTTGTAAATGGAGCGCGCAGCCATTTTTCTATAACCTCTTTTGCTTCCTCGTGGGTAACAAAAGATGCGCCGAGGGAGAGTATATTTGAGTCGTTATCTTCACGACTTGATTCTATAATTCCTTTTTGTTCACCAACTTTAGATGTCTGTGTGAGGGGCTCTCGTTCTCCGTAATACACAAGTGTCCGAATTCCTTTAATGCGGTTTGCTGCAACTGCTTCCCCTTGACCAGAACTTCCAATAATAATTCCTCTTTCCGCTTCACCGCCCGCTACTGCATTTGCTACGGAAAATACAAAATCAGGGTAGTCATCATTTTCATCAAACGAAAATGCACCTTTATCCATCACTTCGTGGTCTTGAGAGACAAGAAAATCTCTCACGTACTCTTTGAGTTTAAATCCTGCATGATCTGCCCCAAGTGCGATTTTCATAAAGATTATTTTTGAGAATTAAGATACATTTCTTCAAAAAAACTATATGGTGTATACATCACCACACCATCTTCAAAACCTAAAGAGTTATATGTTTTTTTCTGATAAATCGAAAGAAAAAATAACATTAAGAGAAGAATAATAACTATGGAAATAATACGTGATGATTTTTTCATGCACTACGACAAACTGGAAGCCATTTTGCGCACATGCCGAATGAGTGTTGAGGTGTAGCCCATCTCGTTGTCGTACCACGAAAGAACCTTCACCAAATTTCCATCAACAACGCGTGTGAGTTTACTGTCAACAATTGCCCCATACAGTTCACCAACAATATCTGAAGAAACAAGTTCTTCGTCGCTCACTTTCAAAATACCCTGCCATCGCGCATCCTGTGATGCTTTTCGTAAAATATCATTTACCTCTTCCACGGTTGTGTTTCGTTTCGTAATAAGTGTCACATCTGCAATAGAACCAACAATCACCGGCACTCGAATTGCAATACCATCAAACTTTCCTTCCAAATCAGTAATTGCCTTTGTTACGGCAGTTGCTGCACCCGTCGAAGTCGGCACAATGTTGTGTGCAGCTGCTCGTCCCTCGCGCCAATCTTTTTTATTCGGACCATCTTGTAAACTTTGTGATTGTGTGTAGCCGTGGACGGTATTGAGGACTGCTTTTTCTACACCGAGTGTCTCGTGCAAAATTTGAATCACAGGACTGACTGCATTTGTGGTACATGAACCGTTTGAAGTGATGTCACACGTTTTTAATTTCTCCTCATTAACTCCCATCAACACCGTCGCCGTTTCAATGCCTGAAACAATGTCACCTTTTGCAGGGGCGGTAATCACTACGCGCTTTGCGCCTGCATCAAGGTGTTTCTTTGCATCAGCATAGTTTGTGAAAAAGCCACTTGATTCAACAACAATATCTACATCAAGTTTTTTCCATGGCAAACTGCTCGGATCTTTTTCTTGAAAAATTGGGATGTCTTTTCCGTTTACGGTAATACCTCCATCACGCGCCTGTACGTCAATATCCGAGCGTCCGTAAGAACTGTCATACGTAAGCAAGTATGCGAGATTTTGTGCGTCACCGAGATCATTGATGGCAACGACATCAATTTCAGGATACTTGAGTGCAAGTTTGAGAAACGAGCGTCCGATTCTGCCAAAACCATTGATTGCAATGCGGGACATAAATAGAGATTAGATACTGGATACTAGGAATAATTGGTACACAAAAAGTATACCCCGCACTCACCTTTACTCCAAAGGTAAAGGTGAGTGCGGGGTATAGCACAGAAGAAAGCACCGCCAGAGACGGTGCTTCAACTTGAAAAAACTGCTTACTCGGGCCTCATACCAGCTGTGTACACAAGAGTGTCGAGAGGTACTTTGAAGGTTTTGCCGACCATCCTTGTGCCATCTACCTCAACAACACGGAAGAGACCCCCATCGAGCTTTTGGAGCATCGCGTGGAGAACCCACGCATCAAGCTTGAGTGCTGTGAGATTGTTATTTGGCGACATGAAAAAAATCTTCATGTAGCCAACCTCGCGAAGTGTCATGGGCATTTCTCCTTTGCAAAATCTACAGAGAAGATCCCTGAAAGAAAATATTATGCAAGGTGTTTTTTGAACAATTCTGCGAGCACTTTAGGATTTCCTGCCCCTTTGGACAATTTCATGCCCTGTCCCACAAAGAATTGGAGCAGTGCTTCCTTTCCTGCTTTATAGTCAGCAACAACGGTTGGATTTTCATTAATCACTTGTTCAACAATTTTCAAAAGTGCACTTTCGTCGCTTTGCTGAAGCAATCCTTCACGCTCTGCAACCTTTCTTGGATCTAGTGTTTGTTCTTGTAAGTACAAAACACGCAGAAGATCTTTGAGTCCCCTGGAAGACAGGTCTCCTTCTTTGGCCATTTTTACTGCGTCAACAAAAAAATTAGGAGCTATTTTTCGTATTGAAAGATATCCATCTTTTTCTGCTTTTTCCCTAATTAAAGCTATGTAGTCATTCAAAAAATAATTTGCGACCAGCTGCAAAAGTTCCTTGTCAGCTGAACAGTGACTGATTATTTCTTCAACATATTCGTATGATTCCGGTGATGAAACAATACTTTCTATATCCTCGTCTTTCATTTCGTACTCCTGTTTGTATCTCTCTCGCTTCACCCACGGTAATTCTGGTAGTTCTTTTGAAAGTGCTTCACGAGAAAATTCTGGGATTTCTGAAATCTTCAATTTTGGTAAATCTGGTTCTGGAAAATATCGATAGTCGTGGGACGATTCTTTTTTACGCTGTGAAAACGTAACACCCTTCACATCGTCCCACCCTCTCGTTTCCTGCTCAACAGTTCCGCCACCTTCAAGTAACGCCGATTGTCGTTCAATTTCGTATGCAATTGCTTTTTCTGCAGCACGGAAAGAGTTGATGTTTTTTATTTCTGTTTTTGTTCCAAGGTTTTTATCTTTTGAAACAGAAATATTTACCTCCACACGAAGGTGTCCTTTTTCCATGTCTGCATCAGACACACCGAGCGTTCGGAGTAACAACTGCAATTCACGTGCAAAATCTCCCGCTTCTTTTGCACTATGAATAACTGGTTCAGTCACCAATTCCATCAGTGGTACACCTGCACGATTGAAATCAATAAGCGAGTGGTCTCCCGCATGTTGTGAACGTGCTGTGTCTTCTTCAAGGTGAATGCGCGTGAGGGCGACACCGTGCAAAGCCCCACCTCTCACAAGAGGATGCGCGTACTGGCTGATTTGGTATCCCTTTGGAATATCTGGGTAGAAGTAGTTTTTGCGGTCAAATTCAGTAAAATCAGCGAGTTCTCCACCAACAGCCACGCCCACCTTCAGCACATGCTTTACCGCCTCTTTGTTAATGACAGGAAGCGTTCCGGGGTGCCCCATACACACAGGACACACGTTTACGTTTGGACGCTTTTCATCCGGGTCATTCTTTGAATTACAAAACATCTTTGTCTGCGTTTTGAGCTCAACGTGTATTTCAAGTCCAATTGTTGGTGTGTAAGTTGTCATAATGATTGTGTTCAATACTTGCCCAGCACTAAATTTAGTGCTGGGTGAAAATCTCAAGTCCGATTGTTGGTGTGTACTCTGACATATAGAGAGTATAGAACACTTGCGCGTAATTTTCGAATAGAAAAAAGGTCCCTTTTGAGGGGGACCAGTGGACGCTCTTTGTTGCCTTAGCCTTGGATGTTTTCTGTGCATTCTTGTCAGTCAGCATCTTGCCTTCTGATCGAAGATACAACGCACAGACGTCACCCAGATTCCCTTTGCTCGACCCGAAGGTTGAGAGCATTGGTACTCAGGAACCCCAACTGAGGAGATGGACGGGAAATTGCACCCGTATTCCATTTTGTAACTCCCCCTAACGTGTACGAGCACGTTAATGTTGGCCCCTTCTACCCCACCAGAGCATCATTGGGCTTCGCACCCTTCGCATCTTCGTGGTTTGGGCTGAG
Protein-coding regions in this window:
- the gatB gene encoding Asp-tRNA(Asn)/Glu-tRNA(Gln) amidotransferase subunit GatB; translated protein: MTTYTPTIGLEIHVELKTQTKMFCNSKNDPDEKRPNVNVCPVCMGHPGTLPVINKEAVKHVLKVGVAVGGELADFTEFDRKNYFYPDIPKGYQISQYAHPLVRGGALHGVALTRIHLEEDTARSQHAGDHSLIDFNRAGVPLMELVTEPVIHSAKEAGDFARELQLLLRTLGVSDADMEKGHLRVEVNISVSKDKNLGTKTEIKNINSFRAAEKAIAYEIERQSALLEGGGTVEQETRGWDDVKGVTFSQRKKESSHDYRYFPEPDLPKLKISEIPEFSREALSKELPELPWVKRERYKQEYEMKDEDIESIVSSPESYEYVEEIISHCSADKELLQLVANYFLNDYIALIREKAEKDGYLSIRKIAPNFFVDAVKMAKEGDLSSRGLKDLLRVLYLQEQTLDPRKVAEREGLLQQSDESALLKIVEQVINENPTVVADYKAGKEALLQFFVGQGMKLSKGAGNPKVLAELFKKHLA
- the gap gene encoding type I glyceraldehyde-3-phosphate dehydrogenase; the encoded protein is MSRIAINGFGRIGRSFLKLALKYPEIDVVAINDLGDAQNLAYLLTYDSSYGRSDIDVQARDGGITVNGKDIPIFQEKDPSSLPWKKLDVDIVVESSGFFTNYADAKKHLDAGAKRVVITAPAKGDIVSGIETATVLMGVNEEKLKTCDITSNGSCTTNAVSPVIQILHETLGVEKAVLNTVHGYTQSQSLQDGPNKKDWREGRAAAHNIVPTSTGAATAVTKAITDLEGKFDGIAIRVPVIVGSIADVTLITKRNTTVEEVNDILRKASQDARWQGILKVSDEELVSSDIVGELYGAIVDSKLTRVVDGNLVKVLSWYDNEMGYTSTLIRHVRKMASSLS
- a CDS encoding RpiB/LacA/LacB family sugar-phosphate isomerase is translated as MKIALGADHAGFKLKEYVRDFLVSQDHEVMDKGAFSFDENDDYPDFVFSVANAVAGGEAERGIIIGSSGQGEAVAANRIKGIRTLVYYGEREPLTQTSKVGEQKGIIESSREDNDSNILSLGASFVTHEEAKEVIEKWLRAPFTNEERHVRRIQKLDSHS